The genomic segment ACGCCATGCAGTCTGAGCAAGTCGGATACCACTTGGACATCACGAATCTCAGGGACATTTTTAAGCGTTGAAACACCTGGGGCGAGCAGGGCAGCAACCATAGCTTTACTAACAAAATTCTTTGCTCCACGTACCTTAATGGTGCCTTCGAGAGGTTTACCTCCCACAACATGCAGCACATCTCTCTCGGGTTCAACACTGGCCACGGCAGACTCCTCTTTGTACGAACACAGCCTTTACAAGACTGATTCTCTTTACAACTTCAAATAGTCTCCCACACCGCATGTGGGGACACCGTGAAATGTGCGGGAAGCCGAACCCAGCCTCCACACCAAGCGCCGCTGCGCCCAGCACTATTCTCGCAAAGAACGCGATACGCTTTTGGCGAGATTCGGATCCCACATCGCGCCGGTTGCGCTCATTACCACATCTGCTCCCGCCTGACGATACTGAGCGAAATCTCTGGCGTCGAGGACACCGCCTACACCAACAATCGAGAAATCCAAATGTTGTTGAGAACGTATGTCATTCAATCTAGTGACCATATCAAGACCAGAAGGCCGTATTGCATTGCCGCACACGCCACTACGCTCACGTCCTTCACCTGGAAGGGCTTGATTCCCTTGGGCATCGACGAGTTTGGCAGAAATCGTATTGATAGTCGCTAAACCTTGCACCACGCGATGAGCAACCGTGGCCTCTATGAGTCGATTCAAAGCTCGGTTATCGGGAATGAACGCCAACTTTACGATTAAGGGAACATCACCGATATTATTTTTAACAGCTTCACAAATTTGGCCAACCAATATCGGATCATCACACAATAGTTTATTTTTGCCTTCATTCGGGCAACTGGTGTTCATCTCAATAACCTTTGCGCCAGTTTCCAACAATAGTGCTGCGGTATCCACATGATCCTGGATATACGCCTTGGTATCCATTCCAGAAAGGCGCGAACCCTGGAAGCTGCCAATGAGTAACTGCCCTGTACCAGCATGGGCAATGGCCTTCTGCATATCAGGCTGCCATATATCAGGGTCGCGTGAAGGTACTCCGAAAGAGTTGGAGATAGAAATCGGACGTTCATAATGGTCATCAGCCAGAACGCCCTCCTCACTCTCAGTGCTTCCAGCTTCCAAAAAACCGTTTGCTGATTTCGGGTGGACTGCTAACACGTTAGGAAAAGGGTTACATTCCCATGCCCTTGAACGCACTGTTTTGTATACGCAAATGTCAAATCCCATCCGGAACGCGGCATCAGTGAAAGCACTGTTGAGAAGCGGTCCAGCAGGGATACCGAAAGGCGTTCTCAGCTGTTGTCCAAGAAAGTTATAGGGGGTGTCAACACTAGAATCGTCCGATACCGCAGAAGCAGAAATCTGTGAGAAGGCACCAAAAGGACCTTCATTATAGTTTTCTTCATAACTGCGTCGAACGTCATAGAATGGCTGCTGGCTACCGTTCTCATTGGTATAACGGTCGGCTTCAACAGTTCGGCTGCTCATATACTCTCCCTTGCACAGTGGTTCCCAGATATGCAGGATTCCCACACACTGTATTCATCGCGTTGCTCCGTGCTCTTGTCAACACTGTAACCTCTCTCCCGAAACTGTGCATTACCGCATGCGCTAAGCCATGATTGAGGAAACCGCATACAATACTGCCCGATATGAGAAAGGTATCGGGCAGTATTGTAATTACACAATGCATGCTGACACGTGAACAGGTGGAAACTGAGGATTAACGGAGTAAACACCGTCGTTTTGCCCTAGATAAACGGTGTTCTGCAATTTGTGTAGGGATTATTGGGCTAAGCCGGTCTATATACACAATACAAACGTTGCAATTCTGCCATTCTTGAATCATGCGACGCTGTTTCTATTTTCAAATCCCTACACAACATGATGCTCAACGACAATCGAGAGATATTCAGCTTGTCAGATGTGCACTTATATGCGGTATTGCGCAGTAATGTACGAATGACACCCTCATTATCAGTAACACGAAGCGATGGAGGAAATTGCGAGCGCAATTTGTAGTCATTGTCATCGCGCGTATCTTCTCGCAGCCGTTATATTCAAACAAGCAGGTATCACCGCATGCGATTGCTGGCCCAGCCTGATTTCTTTGAAAGTTGCGTTTTGCGTTACACCGTATGGCAATCGCTATGGTGATTACCATCACAGCCTTAGCGGCCGCTCACCGAGCCTAAGGAATGCCCACCGGGCATCCCTTCTGACGGCTCAGCTAAGCTCTTGCACTGAGAGGTCCGGTATTCAGCAACAACAGATGCGGCTTCGCCACACAGCCCTACTGCTCCGGCATTCCGTAGGAAATGCCTTCGCTGCCCGAACCTCTGCAAGAGCTTACTAAGCTCTTGCACTGAGAGGTCCGGGCCAATTGTCTTGCTCTTCGCGGGCGGAAGTAATGGAGCGGGAAGGGAGATGCTTTGCAGGAAGAGTCGTTGGCTTGAAAGGGAAACGCTCAGCTCGGCGCTTCTCATAGGCGGTGATGTCCTCTTCGTGTTGCAATGTCAAATCGATGTCGTCAAATCCATTCATCAAACGCCAACGCGTATAGTCGTCCACTTCGAAAGACAGCGTAACATCCCCGCAGGTAGCCGTACGCTCTTCAAGATTCACAGTGATACTGCGGCCAGGCTCCTCTTCTAGCATTTTCCACAGTAGCTCTATAGACTCCTGAGGCATAATAGCGGCAAGCACTCCATTCTTTGCAGCATTGCCATAGAAAATATCCGCGAAGCGAGGAGCAATCACCACACGAAATCCATAATCATGCAAAGCCCATACAGCATGTTCACGGGATGAGCCAATACCAAAATCAGGCCCAGTCACCAGTATTTGCCCGCTAGAGTACCCTTGTTGATTCAACACAAATGTTGGGTCACGTCGCCAAGCATAAAACAAGGCGTCCTCAAATCCAGACTTCGTAACTCGTTTCAAAAATACGGCTGGAATGATTTGATCAGTGTCAACATTCGAACGCCGAAGTGGTACCCCCACACCGGTAATCACATTGAGTTTTTCCATATCTAACGCACCTTTTCACATATCATCACAAATAGCATTCTTCGCGGCTTCGTTCATTACAAATCAATAGGACTGCTGATAGTGCCACGCACCGCAGTCGCTGCTGCCACAAGAGGCGACGCTAAATGAGTTCGACTTCCTTTTCCCTGGCGTCCCTCAAAATTCCTGTTAGATGTTGAGATAGCGCGCTCCCCAGGAACCATCTTGTCAGGGTTCATTCCCAAGCACATCGAGCAACCAGCATTACGCCACTCTGCACCGAAGGCTTCAAAAACCTTGTCAAGGCCTTCGCTCTCTGCCTGTAAGCGAACCCTTGAGGATGCTGGAACCACCAGTACACGATGAATGTTCTTAGCCTTGTGGCGTCCCTTCATTACGGATGCTGCTGCGCGCAAGTCCTCTATACGACCATTCGTGCATGAACCAATAAACACCGTATCTACAGGAATTGCCTTGATGGACATACCCGGTTCCAAACCCATATAGGCGATAGCGCTGGCTGCTGCACGGCGCTGAGTCTCGTCATTAATCTGCTCCGGAATCGGTACATCTGCATTAATAGGTAAACCCTGACCTGGGTTGGTGCCCCAGGTTACAAAAGGCGCCAACTGTGAAGCATCAAGTGTCACTTCCTTGTCAAATACTGCGTCATCATCAGTCTGCAAAGTTTTCCAGTACTCAACAGCGCGGTCCCACATTTCGCCTTCAGGCGCATGCGGACGCCCTTTAAGATACTCATAGGTAATCTCATCTGGAGAAATCATACCTGCCCTTGCACCAGCCTCAATCGACATGTTACAAATGGTCATACGAGCTTCCATTGACAGCTGATGAATGGCCTTTCCTCTATATTCGAGCACATGCCCTTGCCCGCCGCCGGTACCTATTTTGGCAATAATCGCTAAAACGATGTCTTTTGCAGTCACTCCCTCAGGCAAATCACCTTCAACATTGATAGCCATGGTTTTGAATGGTTTAAGACTGAGTGTCTGAGTGGCCATCACATGTTCAACCTCTGAGGTACCTATGCCAAAAGCCAGCGCTCCAAAAGCTCCATGTGTTGAGGTGTGAGAATCACCGCATACCACTGTCATACCTGGTTGAGTTAGCCCAAGCTGAGGACCAACCTGATGCACAATACCTTGATCCGCATCTCCTAGAGCATGAAGTCTAACGCCAAACTCCTTGCAATTGCTTTCCAACGTTGAAATCTGCAGCGCGGAGGTCTTATCTGCAATTGGACGATCGATATCCACTGTAGGAGTGTTATGGTCCTCGGTTGCAATAGTCAAATCTGTGCGACGTAGCCCACGGTGAGCCAGACGAAGACCCTCAAAAGCCTGAGGACTGGTCACTTCATGCATAAGCTGTAAATCAATATATATTAAGTCCGGTGCTCCATCTTGCCCTTGACGCACCAAATGGTCGGCCCAGACCTTCTCGGCCAGCGTTGTTCCCATCATCCACCTCATTCGTTCATCCCGTTCCTGTTTATAGGAACGAAAAGCGTTTTTGTGCCTTGACTCGAGTATGGTGCGTCAATCAATTTCTGGACTTTTGCATTTCACAATATGAGATGGCATAATCCCTTATATGACCTTTAGCGAATCCCTTCCTGAAATAAGCCAAGACCGGCGAAACACCAACGATCTTGCTACACAATCTACCCCTTCACCCTCAGTCACTGTTGAGGACTCAGAAATACATTCTGGTGTCGGGGTTCTTGACAAAACGGTCAAGATACTGGATGCGTTAGAATCAGGACCTTCAACTCTGGGACAGCTCGTTGCAGCAACTGGGCTTGCGCGCCCCACGGCACATCGCCTAGCTATTGCCCTTGAGAGACATCGCTTTGTATTAAGAGACTCACACGGTCGCTTTGTTCTTGGTTCTCGTTTTGCAGAGCTAGCAGCAGCGGCAGGAGAAGACAGATTATTGACAGCAGCAGGTCCAATCCTTCAAACGCTGCTAGACCGCACAGGTGAGTCCGCCCAAATTTTTCGTCGACAAGGCGATCAGCGCGTTTGCATAGCATCTGTGGAACGCAGCAGCGGACTTCGCGACTCTATTCCTGTCGGCGCGATGCTCTCGATGGAGGCTGGATCGGCAGCGCAAATACTGCTCGCCTGGGAGGATTCCGAACGTCTACATCGAGGCTTGCGGCATGCGAAGTTCACAGCCAGCAAACTCGCTGCTGTTCGCAAACGTGGCTGGGCTGAATCCTCAAATGAGCGCGAGGCTGGAGTCTCTTCGATCTCGGCACCCATTCGAAACGCTTCTGGCAGCGTTATTGCAGCGATTTCGATTTCTGGTCCAACTGATCGTATGGGAGCAGCACCGGGACGCCATTATGCCCCTCTAGTTATGGCAGCGGGCAAATATCTCTCAGATGCCATAGTCAAGGCAGCTCCACTTGCAGGAAAGCTCTGAGAAGGTTCTGCGCTATCGATAGCAACTAGATGACGTAGGGTTCTGACAACATTGAGCAGCCTCATATCAGCGCTCTGACATTCTCACGCTCAATGTTTTCTTGAGGCCCTCAATGATGCGAACAGCGCAGCTATAGTTGCTAGAGTGCCGGCTAGCACCCCAGGTTTGCGCAGAAGGTTCACCGCGTCTCCTGTCGAGCTGGGCATATGGCTCAGAGCGAAGGTGTAGGCCTTATGAGTCTGTGGTTTACCCACGAGATCTCCAAACTCTAACAATTGCGTTCGTGGATTGTGCGGGTGACGAATATCAAACTCAAACAACCTCACTGCACGTTTGCGAGGAACTGGTCCATAAGATCCAAAACCACAAGTTGGCGTAGCCCCAAGCATGATTCCATCGTAATTGCCAACGAAACCATTGCGATGGTCATGTCCGGCAAATAGTGCGAAATATCCCTCACTCCTACGCATAATTTCAAATTCGCCACAATCTGTATCTGGGCAACTAATACCCTCACCGAGATAGCTACCGGCTAATGTTTGAGATTCATCCAGAACGTAGCACTGAGAATCGTAAGCACGATAGCCCTGAATCGCGTACGGCGTGGTGGTTGGTACCGGTCGAAGCAATTCATAAAACTGCGGCAATGGTATGTGTTGAAATACAATTGATTTCGTTTGCAGCAAACTAGGCACACGCGCCAAAAATCCTAAAGCTGAACGTGACGGAACACCATAACCACCAGTTTTGGCATAATCACCAGAATCAATAATAGTCAATCCCAGCACGTTTCGCCTGCCTGAAATATCCGTTACGGGCAAGGCAAAGGTACCTGGCTCCATCGCATATGCAGTCTGATTCTGCAATCCTGAAGCTGGTAGTTTACGAGCCAGATCAGGTCTGGCGACCGTGGACTCTGGATTCAAGCAGCCCGGGAACTCACGATAGATGGCATCCATTTCAGCTGTATCCAGCCCACACTGAAAATCATGATTGCCATAAGTAACTGCAAATGGGATACCCCGTTCGATAAGAGGAGACAGAAATTGCGCAATACTGTGTCGAACTAAATCTTTCGTATGGTTAAGGTCACGTTCTCTATCGTCGGCAGACTCCTCATACCTGTCTAGAGAAACGGATTGCAGATCATCATCTGAAGATGAGTCAGTAGCTGATTGGGTGGGTAATCCGTTCACCCCCTGAAGAGCATTACCAAACCAATTACTCACACTGCGACCTGCTGCGTACACGCCATCCCAACCAGTGCTCCAACGACGTTTACGAAATGTTTTCGCATATGCCGCGTCATAACCTGCAATCTGATCACCGGTAAGAATTACCAAATCAGGACGGGAAGCGTCGCATGCTGCCGCAATAAGACTGATGGTGTCTGCGGATATCTTTGGTCCATCCTGAATATCACTGAGCTGCAACACGCGAAACTTTCCTGAATTATGAAATTGTAAACGCCCAAGGCGCGCCGATACTGACACGGCATCACCCTGCAGCAATGAATCGGATTTCGGTAAAGCATTACGTGATGGTCGAGCTTCAATCATGCTCCAACACTACTTCAACACACTGGGTAATCTCAATTACTCGTATGCACTCCCCTGTTTTACAGCTATACCGTGTAAGGTGCGCACATCTCGCTACACACAATTGCTGTGACGCCACTTGCACGTAGTCATCAAACGAATACATATTTCGCGGATATACTGAATGCAGTCACACGCCTTAACGGTGTGAGATCTCTGTCAAAGATGAAGCAACAAGGGGGTTGGCATCATGTCGAAAGAAGTAGCTTTTATTACAGGTGCAGCGCAAGGCATTGGGGAATCTATAGCGCGACGGTTAGTTGCCGACGGCTTCGCTGTCGCCATTGCTGATCTCAACACGAAGCTTGCACAGCAAGTCGCCACATCGATTAGCGATGAGGGTGGTCAAGCTATCGCGATACATCTCGACGTATCTGATCGTGAAGGTTTTGAAGCAGCAGTTCATCAAGCTGCAGATGAACTTGGTGGTCTGAATGTGTTGGTGAATAACGCCGGAATAGCACCGACCACACCTATTGATTCCATTACTCCTGAGCTCTTCGACAAGGTCTATCACATTAACGTTGCCTCATGCATATGGGGTATGCAGGCTGCCGTAGCAGTGTTCAAATCCTTAGGCCATGGAGGAAAAATCATCAATGCTGCGAGTCAAGCAGGCGTCGTAGGTAACGCTAACCTTATGCTCTATAGCTCAACAAAATTCGCAATACGCGGTCTTACACAAGTCGCTGCAAAAGATTTAGCTAAAGATGGCATCACCGCAAATGCCTTCGCTCCAGGAATCGTGAAAACGCCAATGATGATGGATATAGCTCATCAAGTTGCAGTCAATGCAGGTAAAGATGATGAGTGGGGAATGTCCACCTTCTCAAAGGACATCACTCTAGGACGTTTGAGCGAAGCTTCAGAAGTTGCTGCGGGCGTCTCTTTCTTAGCTGGGCACGACTCTGATTACATGACTGGTCAAACATTAATCATTGACGGCGGTATGCAATTTCAATAAATTGCAATAATACATAATGTGCACAGCGGGTCTGTGAGTTTCTTGTATGAGGTGACACGAGAATATTGGTATTCCAACATTCTCATTCACTTACGAAGCAATGAACTCACAGACTTGCTGTGCACATTATGGTTGTAGTTGAAAACTCGTTTTAGAAGGTAATCACGAAGCGATAATCACGCCCGTCAAGGACACTCGATACATAATCGTCCAAATCAGACTTAGTAAAATCCACTCCTATTGAGCGAAAGCCTTTCGCTGCTTCCGACCGCAGAGTGTAGGGCTTCGTTTCATTCCTAGTTGCTCGTAGTCTTCTATCTTCCGCGCTCACACTGCGCGCCATATCCCACTTCTGTTTTTTATCAGAGTGGATTCGCATGCCTTTATGCATAATAATTCTCTTAATTTCTAAACACATCTCTATCTATGACCGGTCCTTCCGGCCTCATATTGTCTTTGTATTCGATGACGACTATACACCTGTGCTACGCAAATGCAACGCTAAGAGCGAATACCGTTGACGATAGACCTCATTAAGCCAATAAACAGATTTCCGTGCAATAATCTGCGCATGGATGACTATGTTCTAGATGGCGACTACGACAGAGAAACCTTACAAGAAATGATAGAGCTACGCGACCTCTTTGAGCTTGGTGTCATAGATGAAACCGAGTTTTCGAATCGCATTGCACTCTTAATGGATTGGTGAGTTTCACTATGCTTCATTCGCCCACTTCGAGGCGGGACCACCGTCAGCATGGATAAAGAAATCGATATCGCATACGTCACTGTATCGCGATATCGAAGAAATCGTGTATCCGCGCTGTACAGCACGTCCACTCGCCAGTGGAAACCATAAACGGATCCAAGAAGCAGCCTCATACAGGGCATCTGGGAAACGCGTCGCACTAGAAAAGGTTATTCTACGCAGCGTATCTCCAACACACTAGTTGTGAATCGATAACTGTTAAATCGAGTAGTTTCGCGCCTAGCACATCAAGCACTGCTCCCTGGAATCCTCTACGCATAGCGTTCTCCTTCCAAGGCATTCAGCTTTCAATAAGCTCAGATTGAGCCTAGGCCTGCAATGTCCACGATTCTAAAGACATATCTGGGAGGTGTAAAGAGTGTGGAACACATTATTAATCATTCATCGCACGATTTCCTCAGTGTTGCACGACTCATGGTGCTATTACTTGCCCACTTTTCTGCCACTGCTGTATCCCGTATTTAACAAATAAGTAGAAGACGTAAGAGACCATGACTATTGCCAATGCTGTTTCAATCCCTTGCAGGATAAACAGCCAAGATGGCACAGCCCAACCAATGCTCTGGAATAATGTCAGTGCTTTGTACAGCGCAGTCGCTGTGATGACGAAAGGAAAGGTCATAGCTGCATATGAAGGAGCGAAGGATATGCTGAGCAACTTTGGTAATCGGCACAACACCATTATCAACAAGGCTTGTGCACAAAGCAACATTACTAATACCAGCACAGGGTTGGGGTTGTTATCCGATGTCGTGTAACCAACGATTGACAGACTCATGGGTGCGGCATAAATGCAGAATGTCGGCTGAACAGCTTGAGGCAAAGCAAAACGGAACATTCTGATGCTTACGACCACGAAGGTCGCGGCATAAAGCACAAATCCACACCAGAATATCAATAGTCCAAGTGGCTGCTGTCCAACTGCTTGCGCTGTTGCCGAAGCGACCACAATCCCCACAAAACCTACGAACCATGTTGGATACACATTCTTAAGACTAAAATCTTTTATAACGAAGCGACTGGCTATGTGAATCATCAAAATGATGTTGCAGCTGACGGCAAAGTACCATAGTGCAACCGCAATCACATGCATCTTCCCCCCAATTGGGGACAAGTAACTGGCATATTGCATTAATGACATCAGCACTGTTGCAGAGACAGGTGCCACAACAGGATTAGACATGTCAGCGCTAAGTACCAGTGAAGGGTGAATTAGACATTTGCCGATGATCGTTACCATAAATGGTAACGGCAGTATAGCGAAAACCCAATGAATCCAGATACTGTCGTTGGGCAAGAGCGTACTCAACAATGCTCCCAGAGCCAATACCCCGAGAGTTAGACCTCCTTTGGGCAGAGGAACTGTGCGATGGTAGTTAACCATTCTCGATTCTGTAACTGTGCCTATATTGGCATTGAGTTCTTGTTGGCGTACTGCAGTGTCCGCTTCTGCAAGCGCGGTATTCATGCTGTTCATACCGCTAGTGTGCAATCAATATATCCATTCTTCAAATTACTATTAAATATATTAATTATTCCATAATGGAATTTAACTATCCACTGACATTACTGAGGTGCTGAATGACGACAGTTAATGATCTGAGTTTCACCCACTTAATCACGCTAGTAGCGGTATTTGAAACAGGCGAATTCACTGCTGCTGCCGACGAACTTGGTATCGCTCAATCTACTGTTTCAAAACGTATTGCAACAATGGAAAGCGCTTTTGGACTACAACTCTTCATCAGAAGAGCAAAAAGTGAATTGCTGCCAACTCCTGCAGGACGTCGTCTCTACGATTCTGCTGCCTCGGTACTACAACAGTGGTCAGATGCGGTGTATCACATGGCTCCAAGCAACTTTCAAAAAACACCGTTTACGCTGATGCTTTCACACACAGCTTCCAGCACTCTCCTACCTCGTGTAATAGCTGGAATGCATCGCCTGCTAGACACCATGGATTTCTCGGCGCATACGATGAATTCTGAACAAATCATTGAGGGGATCATCAAAAAACATGCTCAAATGGGTATCATCGAAAAACCTGTTGATACCGAGACTGTCCAACTCGATGTGTTATGCGAAGATCAGCTAGTATTGGCCGTCAATGCACCGCAAGACCATGAGCTCTCTGCAGAGCAACATGAAACACAACACAACATGGTGCTAACCCCAGATAATAGCTCGTCAATTCCATCAGATGCACTATGGCTGTTACGAGAACCAGGGTCAGGTGTGCGATACTTCACGGACATGTTTTTCAGGACTTTCGGATTATCTCCCTCTCGTGTTGTTGAGCTTGATAGCAACGAAAAAATTTGTTCGGTTTTAGCTTCTGGGATAGGGTGCACGGTGTTATCAAGCCAGTCAGCACCCAATGGCGTGCCCATCTTCAACCTCGGAGACAGTTTTGTACGCCATTTTTTTGCGGTTACGCCTAAAACCGGTTTGAATCCAGATCAACGGATCATAGCTCAAAAAATTATCGAGATACTGCGGTAACTGCTGTGATGTATACCGCACTAACCTCAATCTGACTCATCCAAAGGGATGAACGAAATCACTCCACAGAAGGATTCAAAGCTCCCCGCTGATTCTTTATCATCATCATATGGATTGGTATCTCATAGGCTTTTGGGCCGGATTAATAATTACGTTAGCTGGATTCT from the Bifidobacterium sp. genome contains:
- a CDS encoding diguanylate cyclase; the protein is MSSRTVEADRYTNENGSQQPFYDVRRSYEENYNEGPFGAFSQISASAVSDDSSVDTPYNFLGQQLRTPFGIPAGPLLNSAFTDAAFRMGFDICVYKTVRSRAWECNPFPNVLAVHPKSANGFLEAGSTESEEGVLADDHYERPISISNSFGVPSRDPDIWQPDMQKAIAHAGTGQLLIGSFQGSRLSGMDTKAYIQDHVDTAALLLETGAKVIEMNTSCPNEGKNKLLCDDPILVGQICEAVKNNIGDVPLIVKLAFIPDNRALNRLIEATVAHRVVQGLATINTISAKLVDAQGNQALPGEGRERSGVCGNAIRPSGLDMVTRLNDIRSQQHLDFSIVGVGGVLDARDFAQYRQAGADVVMSATGAMWDPNLAKSVSRSLRE
- the leuD gene encoding 3-isopropylmalate dehydratase small subunit: MEKLNVITGVGVPLRRSNVDTDQIIPAVFLKRVTKSGFEDALFYAWRRDPTFVLNQQGYSSGQILVTGPDFGIGSSREHAVWALHDYGFRVVIAPRFADIFYGNAAKNGVLAAIMPQESIELLWKMLEEEPGRSITVNLEERTATCGDVTLSFEVDDYTRWRLMNGFDDIDLTLQHEEDITAYEKRRAERFPFKPTTLPAKHLPSRSITSAREEQDNWPGPLSARA
- the leuC gene encoding 3-isopropylmalate dehydratase large subunit yields the protein MGTTLAEKVWADHLVRQGQDGAPDLIYIDLQLMHEVTSPQAFEGLRLAHRGLRRTDLTIATEDHNTPTVDIDRPIADKTSALQISTLESNCKEFGVRLHALGDADQGIVHQVGPQLGLTQPGMTVVCGDSHTSTHGAFGALAFGIGTSEVEHVMATQTLSLKPFKTMAINVEGDLPEGVTAKDIVLAIIAKIGTGGGQGHVLEYRGKAIHQLSMEARMTICNMSIEAGARAGMISPDEITYEYLKGRPHAPEGEMWDRAVEYWKTLQTDDDAVFDKEVTLDASQLAPFVTWGTNPGQGLPINADVPIPEQINDETQRRAAASAIAYMGLEPGMSIKAIPVDTVFIGSCTNGRIEDLRAAASVMKGRHKAKNIHRVLVVPASSRVRLQAESEGLDKVFEAFGAEWRNAGCSMCLGMNPDKMVPGERAISTSNRNFEGRQGKGSRTHLASPLVAAATAVRGTISSPIDL
- a CDS encoding IclR family transcriptional regulator encodes the protein MTFSESLPEISQDRRNTNDLATQSTPSPSVTVEDSEIHSGVGVLDKTVKILDALESGPSTLGQLVAATGLARPTAHRLAIALERHRFVLRDSHGRFVLGSRFAELAAAAGEDRLLTAAGPILQTLLDRTGESAQIFRRQGDQRVCIASVERSSGLRDSIPVGAMLSMEAGSAAQILLAWEDSERLHRGLRHAKFTASKLAAVRKRGWAESSNEREAGVSSISAPIRNASGSVIAAISISGPTDRMGAAPGRHYAPLVMAAGKYLSDAIVKAAPLAGKL
- a CDS encoding serine/threonine protein phosphatase, which encodes MIEARPSRNALPKSDSLLQGDAVSVSARLGRLQFHNSGKFRVLQLSDIQDGPKISADTISLIAAACDASRPDLVILTGDQIAGYDAAYAKTFRKRRWSTGWDGVYAAGRSVSNWFGNALQGVNGLPTQSATDSSSDDDLQSVSLDRYEESADDRERDLNHTKDLVRHSIAQFLSPLIERGIPFAVTYGNHDFQCGLDTAEMDAIYREFPGCLNPESTVARPDLARKLPASGLQNQTAYAMEPGTFALPVTDISGRRNVLGLTIIDSGDYAKTGGYGVPSRSALGFLARVPSLLQTKSIVFQHIPLPQFYELLRPVPTTTPYAIQGYRAYDSQCYVLDESQTLAGSYLGEGISCPDTDCGEFEIMRRSEGYFALFAGHDHRNGFVGNYDGIMLGATPTCGFGSYGPVPRKRAVRLFEFDIRHPHNPRTQLLEFGDLVGKPQTHKAYTFALSHMPSSTGDAVNLLRKPGVLAGTLATIAALFASLRASRKH
- a CDS encoding (S)-acetoin forming diacetyl reductase; translation: MSKEVAFITGAAQGIGESIARRLVADGFAVAIADLNTKLAQQVATSISDEGGQAIAIHLDVSDREGFEAAVHQAADELGGLNVLVNNAGIAPTTPIDSITPELFDKVYHINVASCIWGMQAAVAVFKSLGHGGKIINAASQAGVVGNANLMLYSSTKFAIRGLTQVAAKDLAKDGITANAFAPGIVKTPMMMDIAHQVAVNAGKDDEWGMSTFSKDITLGRLSEASEVAAGVSFLAGHDSDYMTGQTLIIDGGMQFQ
- a CDS encoding siderophore-interacting protein; protein product: MRRITFSSATRFPDALYEAASWIRLWFPLASGRAVQRGYTISSISRYSDVCDIDFFIHADGGPASKWANEA
- a CDS encoding TDT family transporter; the encoded protein is MNSMNTALAEADTAVRQQELNANIGTVTESRMVNYHRTVPLPKGGLTLGVLALGALLSTLLPNDSIWIHWVFAILPLPFMVTIIGKCLIHPSLVLSADMSNPVVAPVSATVLMSLMQYASYLSPIGGKMHVIAVALWYFAVSCNIILMIHIASRFVIKDFSLKNVYPTWFVGFVGIVVASATAQAVGQQPLGLLIFWCGFVLYAATFVVVSIRMFRFALPQAVQPTFCIYAAPMSLSIVGYTTSDNNPNPVLVLVMLLCAQALLIMVLCRLPKLLSISFAPSYAAMTFPFVITATALYKALTLFQSIGWAVPSWLFILQGIETALAIVMVSYVFYLFVKYGIQQWQKSGQVIAP
- a CDS encoding LysR family transcriptional regulator; the encoded protein is MTTVNDLSFTHLITLVAVFETGEFTAAADELGIAQSTVSKRIATMESAFGLQLFIRRAKSELLPTPAGRRLYDSAASVLQQWSDAVYHMAPSNFQKTPFTLMLSHTASSTLLPRVIAGMHRLLDTMDFSAHTMNSEQIIEGIIKKHAQMGIIEKPVDTETVQLDVLCEDQLVLAVNAPQDHELSAEQHETQHNMVLTPDNSSSIPSDALWLLREPGSGVRYFTDMFFRTFGLSPSRVVELDSNEKICSVLASGIGCTVLSSQSAPNGVPIFNLGDSFVRHFFAVTPKTGLNPDQRIIAQKIIEILR